The Hyphomicrobiaceae bacterium genome contains the following window.
CTGCTCAAGGTTGAATTGTCAGTCCTGCAGCGCGAAGCCCATCGATCCCCCCCCTCGGTCATCCAGCCATCGAGCGCTTCGGCAAGAGGAATGTTCTCGGCTTTCCTCGGAGGCGAGGGTCGCGCCGGGACGCTGCGGCTGAACCGTGGTGCCGGCGCTGGCTGGACGACGCCATCGATATCGATGAAGACGTTTCGGGCCTTCACGTGCGGATGCCGGGGCGCTTCTTCCATAGTCAGAACCGGCGCAAAGCAGACGTCCGTCCCCTCTAGAACGGCACGCCATTCGTCGCGTGATTTGGACTTGAACGCTTTGGCGAGCACCGATCTGCCGGCCTCCCACTGCGACCGCACAAACTGCGGCGGCATCTCGGCCGAGTCGATCCCGAGCTTTTCGAGAAGCTCCTTGTAAAACTTGCCTTCGATCGGCGCGATCGAGATCAACTGCCCGTCAGCGCAGGCGTAGACATCATAGAAGAACGCGCCGGAGTCCGTGAAATTGGTCCCTCGCTCCGGGCCGATCAGTCCTGCGCCATATGTACCGAAGATGCTCGTCATCAAATGGGCCGTTCCGTCGACGATGGCAGCGTCGACAACTTGTCCCTTGCCGGAACGTTGCGCCTCCAGGAGAGCGCAGACAATGCCGAATGCCAAATAGGCCGCGCCGCCCGCAAAGTCGCCGAGCAGATTGAGTGGCGGCGTCGGCAACTGTCCCTTCCGCCCGATAGCGTTCAATGCGCCGGTGAGCGCAATGTAATTCAGATCGTGGCCCGCGGCCTGCGACAGCGGTCCTTCTTGACCCCAACCGGTCATGCGACCGAATACCAGCTTCGGGTTGCGCTTCAGGCAGACATCAGGACCGAGTCCCAGGCGCTCCATCACACCGGGGCGGAAACCTTCGATCAATCCGTCGGATTTCTCGATCAGATTGAGCACGACCTCGATCGAAGCCTTGTTCTTGAGGTCCAGCGCAAGCGCTTTTCGTCCGCGCAGCAGCAAGTCGTATTTCTCCGGCCGGCGGATACCAAGGCCCGAGTCGGCCTGCCGCTCGATGCGCAGCACGAGCGCGCCCATATCCGACAGCATCATGGCCGCCATCGGGCCGGGACCAATACCGGCCATTTCAACGATTCTCACTCCGGACAGTGGTCCCATGCAATCCTCTCAGGCGACGCGCTGTGCTGGCGTTTCCGACGCAAGGCCGAGTGAGGCGATCGAGGGGACCCGAACTGCCCTTGTCGATTTACCGGCTTCCGTGGGGCCCACGCTCACCAGCTTGAGGTGAGATTTCATCTCCTCCCGGATCGTTTCGACGATCTCGGCTTCACGCTGCTCCAGCGTCTCGCAAAGCCCGCCAACGCCAAGCGCCAGAGCGCGGCTCGTGCACGATTTGGGAAGCGCGAGCGCGATCATACCATATCCGTCGACGACGCGATTGCGGGAGAACGTATAGCCCCGCGCTTTCACCGCGGAGAGCTGGGTGAGCAATTCAGGTATGTCCACTTTGTCCGCAGGCGACAGCGCGTAAGCATTCATGCGGTGATAGAGGCGCCGGACCTCCTTTTCATCCATCGAGCTCAGGTGCACCTGACCAACGCCAGATGTCGCCAAGGGGCGCTTCTGTCCAATCCGGATGTGATGGGCAACCGCCAGGGGTTCGTTCAGGACGTGGATATATTGGGCCATGTCGCCGTTGCGCGCGGCAAGCACCACCAACTGGCCCGAACGCTTTCCGACCGCGCGCATGAGTCTCGGCAAGGCGCCTTCCTCGAATAGCGGCGGATTGATCCAGCTCCCGAGAAATGGCACCCGGTCGGTCGGCATATAGGTGCGCTTTTTTCTGTTGTAGTGCAGATAGCCCATGGCGGTGAGGCTGCGCAGCAGGGCGGCGGCGCTTGATTGCGGATAGCCGAGTGCAGCCGTAACGCCGACGACATTGAGCGGATGCTGCACCTCATCGAAATATTCGAGAATCTCAAGAGTCCGGGCGGCTGATTTCACGACGTGGGCATCGCGAGAAGATGCGCTGCAGCCTTGAGCTTTCATGGCCATCTCCCATCAGGTTGTTTCTTGTCATTTGTGAACGACGTTCGGTATTCTGAACGAGGGCATATCCGGTTGTCAAGTTCACAAAATCAGCCGTGCCGACAATGACTTGCGTGCTCGGCTCAGTTCTTGAACAGGCCAAATGATTGCAAAAGGCTTCGTTCGGGGGAGCCCGAGACGACACGGATGTGTTGAACGCGATGCCGCGGACTTGCCGGCGTTGACGAAGGGATTTGCAACGTTCACCAATGCAAACGACGATCGCTACTCATCTTGCCTATAGCGGTCGATAGAAACGGAGCACGTCAAACGTGAGTCAATGGCTTAGCGAAGATCAACTCCAGGTCCAGCAACTGGTCCGACGCGTTGCGACCGAGCGTGTCGCTCGACGCGCCCAGGAGATCGACCGTAAGGCCGAGTATCCGCAGGACATGTTCGACATGCTGAGGGAGCTCGGACTCTTCACCCTGCCGTTTCCGACGGAATATGGCGGCAGCAATAGCCTCCTATCGGCCTGCATCGCGGTCGAGGAGCTCGGTCGGGTCTGTTACAACACGGCCTATCTCCTGGTTCTGCAGTGGGTGCCGATCGGCGCGATCCTCGCCGGTGGCTCGAAAGCGCAGAAAGACAAGTACCTTCCCGGTCTTTCCGATGGAACGCTGCGGGGAGCGTTCTCGCTGACGGAGCCGCAAAGTGGCTCGGATGTCGCCGGAATCAAAACGCGAGCGAAGCGCGATGGCAAGGGCTATCGGCTGACTGGATCGAAGATCTGGTGCACCAATTCCGGCAATGCCGATTTCGTCCTGGTCGCGGTCCGAACCGGCGAAGACGGATCGCGCGGCAAGATCAACATGTTCATCGTGGAAAAGGGTACGCCAGGATTCACGGTCGGCGCCAAGGAAGACAAGATGGGCGCGCGCGGCGTAGGGGCGCATGCGCTGTTCTTCGATGACGCCTACGTGCCAGAGGAGAACCGACTCGGCGACGAGGAGACCGGATTCAAGGTGACGATGGCGGCCTTGAACGATTCGCGTCCCATCATGGCAGCGCGAGGGGTCGGTCTGGCGCAGGGCGCCATGGACCATGCCGTCGAGTTCATTACCGGCCGCCGCGCCTTTGGTCAGGCGATCTCCGACTTCCAGGGCGTGCGCTGGATGATCGCCGATATGGCCATTCAGATTGCGGCCGCACGCAACCTTACCTACGAGGCGGCAACCGCCGTCGATCGCGGCGTTCGCGGTGCCGCGCTCGGCCCGCTCGCCGCAATCGCAAAATGCTTTGCAACCGACACGGCCATGAAGGTGGCCACCGACGCGGTACAGCTCTTCGGCGCGGCCGGCATTTCCAACGAATATCCGATCAATCGCTACTTCCGCGACGCTAAGGTGCTTCAGATCATCGAAGGCACCAATCAGATCCAGCGCAATATCGTCGCTAAGTCGGTATTGTCGCACTAAGAAGATCATCACGCCAGAAAAATTGGAATCCAACATGGAAACACTCGGGATCGGGCTACATTTCGAAGACGCTACGCTCGGACGAAAGTTCAAGACCATAGGCCGGACCGTGACCGAGCCTGATATCGTCAACTTCATCAATTGCACGGGCATGACCGAGGTGTTGTTCACGAACCTCGAATTTCTCAAGAATGAATCCGACATCAAGGGCCGGCTCGCACCGGCCGCCCTTGTCTACTGCTTTGCCGAGGGCCTTCTGGTTCACGCCACCATGCAGCATACCGGATACGCCTTCCTGCACATGGAATTCGACGTGAAAGGTCCCGTCTTCGCCGGTGACACCATTCACGTGGAATGCGAGGTGGTCGAAGCACGGCGGAGCAAGAACAGGCCGAACCGCGGATTGGTGCGCACCAAGAACATCGTTCGCAAACAAGACGGCTCGGTCGTCCTGGAATATAACCCGCTGCGAATGATGAAAGCCCGCAGCAACGGTTGAGTGGCACCTCATGCATACCGAGATCGCTTCGGGACTCGATCAGCCAACGGGGCCGCTTGCCGGCGTTCGGGTGATCGACCTGACCATCAACGTTCTTGGGCCCGTCGCCACCCAGATTCTGGGTGACATGGGTGCCGACGTCATCAAGGTCGAGTCGCCCGGTGGCGACGACATGAGGCGAATCGGTCCGGCGCGAAGCGAGGGAATGGGCGCGTTCTTCCTGAATATGAATCGCAACAAACGCTCGATTGTCCTTGACCTCAAGCAGCCAGCCTCTCGTGCGACATTGCTCAGCCTTGTCGAAACGGCGGATGTGTTCGTCCATTCCATGCGGCCGAGTGCCGTCGAGCGGCTCGGCGTCAGCTATTCCGAGCTTTCCCAGCTCAACAAGCGGCTCGTCTATGCCTCGGCCGGCGGTTACCGCAATGATAGCTCTCGGCGGGATTGGCCGGCCTTCGACGACGTGATCCAGGCGACGTCCGGGATCGCGGCGATGAACTGCATGGGCGGTGAGCCGCGATATTTTCCGACCGTGGTCTGCGACAAGCTTTGCGGCTATATCCTCGCCTCGTCTGTCGGCATGGCTCTGTATGCCCGTGAGCGAACCGGCCTCGGTCAGGAGGTGCATGTCGCCATGATGGATGCGATGGTCGGCTTCAACATGATCGAGCATCTCTGGGGCGGTGTGCTCGATGAGCCCGACCTCGGTGTCGGTTACAGCCGCATGCTGACGCCGCACCGTCGTCCCTACAAGACCAGCGACGGCTACATTGCGGTGTTGGCAGTGACCAATGAACAGTGGCGGCGGTTGTTCGCCGCAATCGACCGGCCCGAGCTGGCCGAGGACCCACGCTTTGCACGCATGGAGGCGCGGGTGGACAACATCGACGAGCTCTACGGCATTGTCGTGAAGGCAATGGAAGGACGCACGACGGATGCTTGGCTGGCGCGTCTGACCGCGGCAGATATTCCGAACGGGCCGGTCGAAGATTTTCAGGCGGTCTTCCGCGACGAATATCTCAGAGAGAGCCGTTTCTTCCGGCGCATGGAGCATCCGACGGAGGGCAGAATCGTTGCGATGGCGGCGCTCGCCAACTTCAACGGGACGGCAGCTTCGGTCCATCGTTTTCCGCCACGCCTCGGCGAGCACACCGAGGAAGTCCTCAGCGAGCTTGCGACGTCAGCGAAAATGCAGCCTGCATCTTCGAGAAGCGGCTGACCGCGGCGCGGGCCGCGCAATCCGGTTTCGCATAGCGAAATTCGGCTTGCGTCAAGAGTGAGATTCCGTCATTGCACTCGATGGGTGCGAGACGATGGGGTGTTCTTGCGCGCGATTCGAGGTGCGGCCGAGATGACCATGTTGCAGCCCAGAGGCTCGGGCGAAGCGGCTTCCCGTAGCGCACGCAAGGGAAGGCAGAATAGCGAGCCGGCCGGCGCAACGTTGACCGCCGGGCCGCGATCCCTGCAACGGATGCTGGGCCTCTTTGACGTCATCGCCCGCTCTCCGGACGGATTGTCGCTTGCCGAACTCTCGAGCCGATTGAAATCGCCAAAGAGCAGCCTGCTGACGCTGCTGCGTCCCATGGTCGCCGGCAACTATCTCAGCCATTCCAATGGCCGATACAGCCTGGGAAACGAGAGCTTTGTGCTCGCGACCAACATCCTGTCGGCGCGAAAGTTCGGCCCGGTCGTACGTGGGCTGATGACCGAGTTGCAGCAGCAATGTCCTGAGACGATCATCCTGGCCGTTATCGATCGGGCGGCACAATCGGTGATGTACTCGGACGTGCTGGAGAGCCCGCAGCTCGTCCGTTATTCGGTACCGAGCGGAACGGCACGGCCGCTCTATACCTCCGCCGCGGGCCAGCTCCTCTTGGCGTATCAGGACGAGAAATGGCGCGAACAATATTTGAAGCGGGTCAGGCTCAAGCCTCTGACCGCGCGGACGGTCACCAACATTGAGCAGTTGCGAAAGAAGCTCAATTCGATCAAGCGGACCGGCCTTTCCGTCAGTGTGTCGGAAGCGGTGGAAGGGGCGACCGGCGTCGCCGCACCAATCTTCGGTCCCGACGGTGCCATCCTGGCCACCCTGCTCGTTGCCGGCCCGACCGACCGCTACAGCCGCGAGGGGCAGAGCTGGGGGGATTTCGCCCGGGATTTTGCGTCCCGCGCCTCCCGCGCGGTCGGCTTCTCCGGCGCTGCCCGGCAAGACGACTGAGCGCTCCCTACCAAACAGCTCATATGTGTTTTTGGAGCCGCGCGCCTTCAATATTCGCGCGAGTTGCCTAAACCCGACCTGCTCACTGCCGTTGCAGTCATCGCAACGGGTGCGGCGGAGTCTCGCGGATGAACCTGGACTTTGACGACAGCGACAAGGCTTTTCGCGAGGAGGTGCGAGAGCTTCTCAAGGCATCCCTGCCGACGGATATTCGTCACAGGATGATGCGCTCCGCGCATCCGGACAAATCCGACATCATTCGCTGGCAACGCATATTGAACGCAAAAGGATGGGCCGTCCCCCATTGGCCCGTCGAGTGGGGCGGCACGAACTGGACCCCGGTGCAGCGCTACATCTTCACGGAAGAGGTCACGCAGTAGCCGGCGCCGGAGACGCTGTCCTTCAATACGACGATGGTTGGCCGGTTTCTTTACACATTTGGAAGCGAGGAGCAGAAGCGGCGCTTCCTCCCGGCGATCGCAAATCTTGATATCTGGTTCTGTCAGGGCTTTTCCGAGCCTGGTGCCGGTTCCGATCTTGCCTCCCTGTCCACGCGCGCGATGCGCGAAGGAGACGAGTACGTTATCAACGGGCAGAAGCTCTGGACGTCAACGGCGCATCACGCGGACTGGATATTCGTTCTGGCCCGGACTTCGGCGACTGCGAAGAAACAGGAGGGGATCAGCTTGATTCTCGTCGATCTCAAGACTCCCGTTGTGTCGAAGTACGCCCGATCCTTACCATCGACGGCCATCACCATACGGAGTATTCTTCACCAATGTGCGCGTTCCCGTCGCCAATCTCGTCGGCGAGGAGAATCGTGGATGGGATTATGCCAAGTTCCTGCTCGGCAACGAGCGTGTCGGCATCACCCGTGTCGGTTTGTCGAAGGCACGGCTTCGCGAAGCCAGCATACTCGCCAAGCGGCAGCTCACGCGCTCGGGCTCACTATGGACCGATCCGGATTCCAGGCAGCAGTTCGCGCGCTTGGAATTCGAGCTGAGGGCAGCCGAGATGACCGCGATGCCGTTGCTTGATCAGACAAGCATCGCGAGAAGGGCAAGCCTAACGGTGTGGGGCTTCCAAGCAGGTCTTTCTGCCATGCTGGAAACTACAGCGTGACGACGCTTGTTGTCGTCGACGGTGATCTTGGATGCGCCGATGAGGAAACCCGAGTTCATCTGCGAGAACCGGTCGGGCTCTCCATGATGGTCTTTGCGATGGCTACCGCCTTCTTCAATTCGCGATCTCGACCTCCAAATGTTGTTTGCGACGATCAGCGCGCGTTAGCACAAAGTCCTCGATTACGAAGACTCCTTCTCTACTGGTCGCAGATGAGTCCGACGCCGCCATTGCGGACACGACGTCGGCGGCCGTTTCGATTCGGCTGAGAGACCGCGGACATGGCCTGTTCCTGGTCGACCGTCGACGACGGAGGCGGCTCGATCCGCATTCCGGCCGGCGTCAACGGCAATGTCGGTCTTAAGTCTCGCGTTGAGTGTTCTCGATCGCGCCGCATTTGTCCGATCTCACGGGGCACCGCAAACAGGCGGTACAACGAAGC
Protein-coding sequences here:
- a CDS encoding CaiB/BaiF CoA-transferase family protein, with the translated sequence MGPLSGVRIVEMAGIGPGPMAAMMLSDMGALVLRIERQADSGLGIRRPEKYDLLLRGRKALALDLKNKASIEVVLNLIEKSDGLIEGFRPGVMERLGLGPDVCLKRNPKLVFGRMTGWGQEGPLSQAAGHDLNYIALTGALNAIGRKGQLPTPPLNLLGDFAGGAAYLAFGIVCALLEAQRSGKGQVVDAAIVDGTAHLMTSIFGTYGAGLIGPERGTNFTDSGAFFYDVYACADGQLISIAPIEGKFYKELLEKLGIDSAEMPPQFVRSQWEAGRSVLAKAFKSKSRDEWRAVLEGTDVCFAPVLTMEEAPRHPHVKARNVFIDIDGVVQPAPAPRFSRSVPARPSPPRKAENIPLAEALDGWMTEGGDRWASRCRTDNSTLSS
- a CDS encoding IclR family transcriptional regulator C-terminal domain-containing protein yields the protein MKAQGCSASSRDAHVVKSAARTLEILEYFDEVQHPLNVVGVTAALGYPQSSAAALLRSLTAMGYLHYNRKKRTYMPTDRVPFLGSWINPPLFEEGALPRLMRAVGKRSGQLVVLAARNGDMAQYIHVLNEPLAVAHHIRIGQKRPLATSGVGQVHLSSMDEKEVRRLYHRMNAYALSPADKVDIPELLTQLSAVKARGYTFSRNRVVDGYGMIALALPKSCTSRALALGVGGLCETLEQREAEIVETIREEMKSHLKLVSVGPTEAGKSTRAVRVPSIASLGLASETPAQRVA
- a CDS encoding acyl-CoA dehydrogenase family protein, which encodes MSQWLSEDQLQVQQLVRRVATERVARRAQEIDRKAEYPQDMFDMLRELGLFTLPFPTEYGGSNSLLSACIAVEELGRVCYNTAYLLVLQWVPIGAILAGGSKAQKDKYLPGLSDGTLRGAFSLTEPQSGSDVAGIKTRAKRDGKGYRLTGSKIWCTNSGNADFVLVAVRTGEDGSRGKINMFIVEKGTPGFTVGAKEDKMGARGVGAHALFFDDAYVPEENRLGDEETGFKVTMAALNDSRPIMAARGVGLAQGAMDHAVEFITGRRAFGQAISDFQGVRWMIADMAIQIAAARNLTYEAATAVDRGVRGAALGPLAAIAKCFATDTAMKVATDAVQLFGAAGISNEYPINRYFRDAKVLQIIEGTNQIQRNIVAKSVLSH
- a CDS encoding MaoC/PaaZ C-terminal domain-containing protein; the encoded protein is METLGIGLHFEDATLGRKFKTIGRTVTEPDIVNFINCTGMTEVLFTNLEFLKNESDIKGRLAPAALVYCFAEGLLVHATMQHTGYAFLHMEFDVKGPVFAGDTIHVECEVVEARRSKNRPNRGLVRTKNIVRKQDGSVVLEYNPLRMMKARSNG
- a CDS encoding CoA transferase encodes the protein MHTEIASGLDQPTGPLAGVRVIDLTINVLGPVATQILGDMGADVIKVESPGGDDMRRIGPARSEGMGAFFLNMNRNKRSIVLDLKQPASRATLLSLVETADVFVHSMRPSAVERLGVSYSELSQLNKRLVYASAGGYRNDSSRRDWPAFDDVIQATSGIAAMNCMGGEPRYFPTVVCDKLCGYILASSVGMALYARERTGLGQEVHVAMMDAMVGFNMIEHLWGGVLDEPDLGVGYSRMLTPHRRPYKTSDGYIAVLAVTNEQWRRLFAAIDRPELAEDPRFARMEARVDNIDELYGIVVKAMEGRTTDAWLARLTAADIPNGPVEDFQAVFRDEYLRESRFFRRMEHPTEGRIVAMAALANFNGTAASVHRFPPRLGEHTEEVLSELATSAKMQPASSRSG
- a CDS encoding IclR family transcriptional regulator — translated: MTMLQPRGSGEAASRSARKGRQNSEPAGATLTAGPRSLQRMLGLFDVIARSPDGLSLAELSSRLKSPKSSLLTLLRPMVAGNYLSHSNGRYSLGNESFVLATNILSARKFGPVVRGLMTELQQQCPETIILAVIDRAAQSVMYSDVLESPQLVRYSVPSGTARPLYTSAAGQLLLAYQDEKWREQYLKRVRLKPLTARTVTNIEQLRKKLNSIKRTGLSVSVSEAVEGATGVAAPIFGPDGAILATLLVAGPTDRYSREGQSWGDFARDFASRASRAVGFSGAARQDD
- a CDS encoding acyl-CoA dehydrogenase family protein codes for the protein MRVPVANLVGEENRGWDYAKFLLGNERVGITRVGLSKARLREASILAKRQLTRSGSLWTDPDSRQQFARLEFELRAAEMTAMPLLDQTSIARRASLTVWGFQAGLSAMLETTA